The sequence CCCCGGCCGAGGGCACCGGCTCCTCCATGAGAGGCCTCTCACCGTCGTCTCACGGTCAGCCCACTCGCCGCCGAGAGGCTCGGTCTCGGCCGGATCGAACCGGCCGACGACCACCAGCCACCGGGTTGGGAGCGGCCCAGCCAACCGGCCCGCTCCCGGGCCCTGGGCCTCCGGGCGCGTCATCGGCCCGGACTCCCCCAAAGAGATCGAGGCAGTCCAGAGATGAACCTGACCTCCCGAGCCACTCGTCGGCTCGCCACGTCCTCCGCGCTCGCCGCCGCGCTGGCCGGGGCCGTGGTGCTGCCGGCGACGGCCGCCAGCGCCGCGACGCCGGTCCCCACCGTCTCCGCCGCCGCCCGGGCCCCGATGCCCGCCCCGGTCCCGATCGACCCGCAGGCGCCGACGCCCGCGCCGGCCGAGCCGCGCCCGGTCACGGCCACTCCGCCGCGGGCCGACGCCCCCCGGCTGACGTCCATCCCCGGGCAGGCCGACGGCCGCACGCCCGCGGCTGTGGAGCCGCGCGGCGGAGTCGACACCGGCCTCGGCGGCACCCAGCGGAACCCTGGCCACAGCGCGGACCTCGTGGTTCCGGTCGCGGCCGGCGCGGCTGCCGGGCTTGGCGCGCTCGGCGTGTTCGGTCTACGGCGCCGGCGCGTGAGCGCGCGCGGGTGACTGGTCGGCTTCCCGCCGGGCTGACGATGGTGATCGCACTCGTACTCGCGTCGGCCTCGCTCGCCGCCTGCGGCGCGCGGGCCGGCGCGGGCCGGGTACCCGCCACCACGGCCCCGGCCCGCAATGGCGCCGAGCCCACCTCGGCGGGCGGCGCCGCGGGCTCGGGTTCGGATGGCGCGGTGGGTTCCGGCGCGGTGGGCTCGGGGTCCGGGAGCGGCGCCGCGGGCAAGGCGGCGGACCCGGTCCGGCTCACCGTGCCGGACATCGGGGTGGCGGCGCCCGTCGTGCCCCTGGACCTGGACGCGGCCGGGCGTCTCCTGGCCCCGACCGGGTTCAGCGAGGTCGGCTGGAACCACGCCGGCCCGGAGCCAGGCGACGACGGCGTCGCGGTGATCGCCGGCCACGTCGATTCGAAGACCGGCCCGGCCGTGTTCTACCGCCTCAACCGCCTGCGGCCGGGTGGTCTGGTCCTCGTCCAGCGGGCCGACGGAACAACGGCGAAGTTCGTCGTCGACCGGGCGGCCGAGTACTCGAAGGCCAACTTCCCGGACCAGGAGGTCTACCACTCGGGAACGGGCGCCCAGCTCCGCCTGATCACCTGCGGGGGCGTCTTCGACCACACGACCGGGCACTACGTCGACAACGTGGTCGTCTTCGCCCACCTCGTCTAGCGCCGCGTTCGCCCGAGGGGGGCCGGCCGGGTTGGAGACTGGGTCATCCCTGGTGGTGGGGCGAGGACCCCCGCCACCGCCATCAGGCATGACTCAGCCGCCGACCTCTCAGTCCCCGAGGTGGCGGCGAAGGGTGACGGCGTCGTCAGCGAGGGCCGTCACCAGGACGCCAGGGCCAGCCAGCGGGAGCACCGCGGCGCCGCCGGGGATGCGCCCGGCGGTCGCCGGCTCGGCCGGGCTCACCGACACGGCGACGCCAAGGCCCGCCAGGCCCTGTCTCCGGTCCGGGGCGTGGCCTGACTGGTCAGCTGGAGGGCGCGACGTCCCGGGGTCCGCCGCCGGGGCGCCGCAGTCGTCCGGAGGCGCGGCGATCAGCAGGGAGCCGACGGCGCGGGCCGAGCCCACCAGCGCCGCGCTGCCCAGGCCTGGGGCATCGGGCCCGAGGGTCAGCTGCTGACGCAGCAGCGGCCGGCGACCGGGCCCCGTGGCCCCGCCAGCCGACGCGGAGCGGACATCGACCCGCAGATCGGTCTCGATCTGGCCGGAAGGCTCGCCGAACCGACCGAGCAGGATCTCCTCCCGCCATCGCAGCCACCCGCCCGTGGCGACGGTCGCCCGTCCGACCATGCGGTGCCAGCAGCCGCGTACCGCGACCGTCGGCTCCGGCAGCAGGTCGAGCGCACCCCCGGTCGCGACGTCCGCGTGAATCTCCAGCACCGACGGCCCCGCTCCGTGCCCGGGCATCGCGAGCGTCGCCGCGACCGACCGCAGCACCAGCCGTACGCCGGTGCCGACGCTGATGTCGAGGCGCAGCTGATCCCCGGTCAGCGGGCCGGCGGCCGCGCCGACGAGGTGCACGGTGACCGTCGGCAGCGCCGGGGGCACCAGGTCCTCCAGCCGCCACGCCTCCGCCGGAAGACCTGGGGCGCCGGTGGCGGCCGGGGAGGTCGACGTGTGCCGCATCACCAACGGCACGGCCGAACGCAGCTCGGTGACCCGCGCCGAGCCGTCCGGGCCGGCCTCGACCCGCACGGCGGCGTGAGCCCGGACCACCGTCCGGCCGCCACCGACAGCGCCCGAGCCCGCCAGTGGAGACCGGGTGGCGGGCCCGTCCGACGTTCCGCCGTCCGTCGGCGCGGGCCCGGCGGCGGCGAGCGCCGTCACCGGTCTGCCGGGCCGACGCCGACCGTGGCCCGCACCAGGCCGCCGGACCGACCGCGCCGCCAGGCCTCGCCATCGCGGATACCGCGAGGGGGGCCGCCGCGCCTCACTGCGTGCCGGGCACGTCGAGGCCGACGGAGGCGAGCGGGGTGAGGTTGGACTCGTAGATGCCCGCGCCGGCGGCCCGGGCCTCGACGAGCTGGCTGAAGACCCAGCGGGCGACGTCGGTGGCCGCCGGGTCCTCGACGAGGCTGGTGAACAGCACCGGACGGCCGTCGCGCATCGCCGTGGCGTCGCGCTCCATCACGCCGAGGTCGGCGCCGACGAGTGGGGCCAGGTCGGTCTTGTTGATGACGAGCAGGTCGCTGCTGGTGACGCCGGGGCCGCCCTTGCGCGGCACCTTGTCACCGCCGGCGACGTCGACGACGAAGATCTGCCGGTCGATCAGTCCGTAGCTGAAGGTCGCGGTCAGGTTGTCGCCGCCGGACTCGACGAGGATGAGGTCCAGCGGGCCGAACGCGGCGTCCAGGTCCTCGACGGCGTCCAGGTTGGACGTGATGTCGTCGCGGATCGCCGTGTGGGGGCAGCAGCCGGTCTCGACCGCGCGGATCCGCGCCGGGTCCAGCACCCCGGCGCGACGCAGGAAGTCGGCGTCCTCGGTCGTGTAGATGTCGTTGGTGACGACGGCGAGGTCGACCTTGTCGGCCAGTGCGCGGCAGAGCGCCGCGACGAGCGCGGTCTTGCCACTGCCGACCGGCCCGCCGATCCCGATCCGCAGCGCCCGGCCGGCGGGAACCGCCCGCGGCGCCGCCGGCGCGGCCGTCCGCCACGCCGCCGTCAGCCCGGGGCCGGCCGAACCCCCGGAGCCCTGGGCGCCACCGAGCAGCGAGGAACCATGCTCGTGGTGATCGTGGTCGAGGTGCACCGACGCCTCCCGGTCTCGTATCCGCGCTGCTGGCGCGGCTCGCTCCTGGGGAGCTCCCGCCGCTGTCGCCAGCCTAGGCCCCGGGGATGACACATCCGTTACTCCGGCCACGAGGGCGCGCGGGCCGGACTTGGGCGGGACGTGGCAAACGCGACGGAGCTGCGCGCGGAAGCATTCCTTCCGGTTAGGTTCGTTCCGCTCACGGAACCGCCTACCTCCGAGGACCGACCATGACGACGTCCGCGGAACGCGCGGCCAGCCAGGGCCCGGCGCCCGACGACGATCCCAGGCAGCCGGAGCCGACGACGACGTCCGTTGCTCACCCGCCCGGTCCGGAGCACCGGCCGATGTCGCAGCGAGAGATCAGCCAGGCCGTCTGGGCGCTGGTGCTGGGCCTGTTCGTCACGATGATCGCCGGCACCGTCGTGGCGAACGCGCTGCCGCGCATCATGGCCGACCTGCATGGAAGCTCGACCGACTACACCTGGGTCGCGGCGATGACGCTGCTGATGATGACGGCGACCGTGCCGCTCTGGGGGAAGCTGTCCGATCTGCTGAGCCCGAAGGTCCTGCTCCTGCTGGCCCTCACGCTGTTCACGGTCGGCTCCTGCCTCGCCGGGCTCTCCCATTCGCCCGCCTGGCTGATCGCCGCACGCGGGGTGCAGGGTGTCGGCGCCGGCGGCACCAGCTCGCTGACGCAGGTGGCGATCGCGGCGATGGTCCCGGCCCGGGAGCGGGCCCGCTACAACGGCTACATCGGTGCCGCGTTCGCCGTGTCGAACATCTCCGGCCCACTGGTCGGCGGGGTGATCGTCGACACCCCTGGGCTCGGCTGGCGCTGGTGCTTCTACATCTGCGTCCCGGTCGCGGTGGTCGCCTTCGTGCTGCTGGTCCGCACGCTCCGGCTGCCCACCGAGCGTCGTCCGGTCCGCATCGACTACCTCGGCGCCATCCTGATCCCGGGTGGCGTGGGCCTGCTGCTGCTGTGGCTGACGCTCGGTGGGGACCTCGTCGGCTGGCTGTCGGGCACCGGGCTGGCGCTGCTGCTCGGTGGGGCGGCCACACTGCTGCTCGCCGTCGTCGTGGAGACGCGGGTGGCGGAGCCGATCGTGCCGCCCCGGCTGTTCCGGGACCGGACCATCGTGCTCGCGGTGACCGGCGTCATCGCGACGGGCGCCGTGACGGTCACCGTGCCGCTGCTGTTCAGCCAGTACTTCCAGCTGGGCCGCGGCGAGACGCCGACCGTGTCCGGCCTGCTGACCGCGCCGATGGTCGTCAGCTCGGCGGTGTCGGCCAACCTCGCCGGGCGGGCCATCACCCGGACCGGCCGCTGGAAGGGCATCCTCGTCGCCGGGGCCCTCTGCATGTGCGGCGGCCAGGTGCTGTTCGCGACCATTCGCGCCGGAACGCCGCTGGCCGCGGTCTGCGCCTATCTGGCCCTGGTCGGCGTCGGCATCGGCATGACCCAGCAGAACCTCATGGTCGCCGTGCAGAACAGCGCGGCGCGCGGCGACCTCGGAGCCGCGAGCGGCGTGGTCGCCTTCTTCCGCAGCCTCGGCTCGACCGCGGGGGTCGCCGCGCTCGGGGCGCTGCTGGGAAACCTCGCCGCCAGCCGGACCGGACACGGGCTCGCCGCCGCCGGTCTGCCCGCGGACGCCGTCGCGGACACGCACGGTGTCCCGGACCTGGCCAGACTGCCCGCGCCCGTCGCGGCCGTGGTCCAGCACGCCTACGGGGACGCCGTCGGGCACGTCTGGCTGTACGCGGTGCCTCTGGCCCTGGTCGGGCTCGTCGCGATGCTGCTGATCCGGGAGACCCGTCTCGCGACGACCACCGAGGACGTGTCGCTCGGTACCGGCCCGCAGCAGGTCGCGTCAAGGCCGTAACGGACCGCCAGCGGGGGCCACTCGTTCCGGCCGCGAAATCCACTTGGACGAGCGCGCCCACCGCTGGCGGCCCCGTGATTCCACGCAGTGTTCCGGGCGGGTTTCAGCCGGCCACCTCAGGGGTGTTCGAGGTGAAAGGCCGGCGGTCTGTGCACCATAATCGAGCTGTGACGAGGGCCCGCCAGGATCTGCGCACGGCGGACAACGCCCGAGCGAGTGACCGCACGCCGGACAACCGGTCGTTGGAAACACGAACCGCGTTGGTTGCCGCCGCGCGCCGGCGGTTCGCGGAACAGGGATATGTGGCCACGGGCACCGAGGAGATCGTCGCCGATGCGCGCGTCACCCGGGGCGCTCTGTACCACCACTTCCGCGACAAGGCGGACCTGTTCCGTGAGGTGATGAAGGAGGTCGCGAGCGAGGTCGCGACCGCTCTCGTCAAGAGTGAGCTGGAGGCGACGATCGGTGGCGACGCCTGGACGCAGCTGCGTCGCGGCTTCCAGTCGCTGCTGGACTTCTCCACCAGGACGGATACGGACTTCCAGCGGATCGTGCTGGTCGACGGCCCCGCCGTGCTCGGCAACGACGCCTGGAACACGCTGGTCGAGAAGCACGGCTATGGGCTGCTCTCGGAATGGCTGGAACGCGCCATCGCCGAGGAGGTGATCGACCCGATTCCGGTCGCGCCACTGACCCGGCTGGTCACGGCGCTGCTCGCCGAGGCAAGCCTCTACGTCGCCCGCTCCGCAGACCCGTCGCAGGCCCGCCGCGAGACCGGCGTCGTCCTCGACCGCCTCCTGTCCGGCCTGGTCCACAACGCCCGCCCCGCCCCCCAGCCCCTCTGACCTCGCAGGACTCCATCGGCCACAGTGATCGCCGTTGAGGCCCTGAAATGGTTGTAATCCGCGCTCGATCACGACCAGTTCAGGGCCAGAACAGAGATCATGCGCGCGGGCCGACGGGTGAACCTCGGCGGAGCCGAACTGCCCACCAAAACAGGAAAGGCCCGTTCCCGACGGAACGAGCCTTCCTAGCGCCGATCTCTTCTACGCGACCACCAGACGAAACCCAGCCGAAGAAGGTTCGGGTCGGCGCGCAGCGCCCGACAATCGCGACCCAGCCAAGGCACCGACACTGGACAAGCATCAGCCTCGTATTGCACACCACCACGACGACCAGGGCCGGGCGGGCGCGGAGCGTCCGACCAGATTTTGGGTGAGCCGGGGCGCTCCGCGCCCCGGCTCACCCAAAATCACATGCGGACCGCGCGGAGCCCTTCCTTGAGGGAACCCATCGTGGCCAGCACGGCAGAGGTCTCGTAGCCGCAGTGCGCCATGCAGTTGGCGCAGCGCGGGTCCTTGCCGCGGCCGTACTTGTCCCAGTCGGTCGTCTCGGTGAGCTCCTTGTAGGAACCGACATAACCGTCGCTCATCAGATAGCACGGCTTCTGCCAGCCGAACAGGGAGTAGCTGGGAATACCCCACGCGGTGCAGGCCAGCTCGCGCTTGCCCTCCAGGAAGTCCAGGAAGACCGGCGAGTGGTTCAGCCGCCACTTCTTGCGCCGGCCCTCGGAGAACACCTTGGAGAACATCTCCCGCGTCTCCTGCACCCCGAGGAAGTGCTCCTGGTCCGGCGCCTTCTCGTAGGCGTAGCCAGGCGAGAGCTGGATCGCGTCGACCTTGAGGTCGTCGTTCAGGAAGGTCAGGATGTCGATGACGTCCTGCGGGCTGTCGTTGTTGAAGAACGTCGAGTTGGTACCGACCCGGAAGCCCGCGGCCTTCGCCGCCTTGAAGGCCTCGATGCACTCGTCGAAGGTGCCTTCCTTCTCCACGATCGCGTCGTGCCGATCACGGAGTCCGTCCACATGCAGCATGAACGTGAAGTAAGGGCTCGGAGTGAAGTTCTTCAGCTTCTTACGCAGCAGCAGGCCGTTCGAGCAGAGGATGACGAACTTCTTGCGCTTGGTGAGCTCATTCACGATCTCGTGGATCTGAGGGTGCATGAGCGGCTCACCGCCGGCGATCGCGACCACCGGTGCACCACACTCTTCGACCGCGGCCAGAGCGTCCTCAACGCTCATCCGCTGCTTGAGCACGTTTGCGGGATGCTGGATCTTCCCGCAGCCGGTGCACGACAGGTTGCAGGCGAAGAGCGGTTCCAGCTCAAGCACGAGCGGGAAGTACTTCTTTCGCTGGATCTTCTGCTTGACCAGGTAGGACCCGACACGCACCTGGTAGCGCCACTGAACCGCCACGGCGGATGTCCCCCTCTCGTCAGGCCGCCCGGTGGTGACCTGGGGTCGTTGGGGATCACCATACAGCGAGTACGTACAGGCTGTATGTCGACCCCAGGGGCAACATACAAGCTGTATGTCGAACGCGCATGTCGATCTGGTAAATCCACGACGACGATCTCGCCACGGCCGCGGCTGGCTACCGTCCGCGCCCATTTCGTGGGTTTCGGGGCCGGGCCATCCGCACTAGGCGCGCACCACTTTCACAGACAGCGATGCAGACGCAGTCTGCGTCACGGCGAGTAAACCCGCCACCCGAGGAGAGGTCGCCATGCCGACACCCTCCGAGGCATCTACTTCCCACTAAATCCAGCCGGACACCTGTCAGCCGATCCCGGCTTGGCGATCTGGGTTCGATCCACGAACCTAGCCAACTGGGGCCACTAGACTTGCTCGTCATGGAGGCACCCGCTACCCCACCGAGCCGCGCGGGCACCCCGCCACTCCTGACGGCCCCACGCCCCTGCTCGATCGCCCGCGCCCTCGAGATCGTCGGCGAGCGCTGGTCGCTCCTGGTGATCCGCGAGGTGACCCTGGGCGTCCGTCGCTTCGACGCCATCCAGGCCGCCACCGGCGCCCCCCGCGCCGTCCTCACCGACCGGCTGGCGAACCTGGTGCGGGCCGGGGTGCTCGACCGGGTGAGCTACCGGGAGGACGGCACCAGGGCCCGCCCCGAGTACCGGCTCACCCAGGCCGGCCGCGAACTCAGCCCGGTGCTGACCGCGCTGCGCCAGTGGGGCGACCGGCATCTGTCCGACGAGGCCGGCCCCCCGGCCACCTTCACGCACGTCGGCTGCGGAGCGCCCGTCCGCGTCCAGCACGTCTGCGCCGCCGGCCACCTGATCGACGACGCCCGCGAGGTCGTCAGGACGACCCGCGAGGCCCAGGCCGCCGAGACCCAGAACGCTGAGACCCAGAACGCTGAGACCCGGGACGCCGAGACTTCGGCTACCGAGACGCCCTCCGACCTGCGCCCGGCGAGCCCGGCCACCTGACCGCGCGCCGAACGGGCGCGGCGCCGCTGCGGTCGCGTGACCGCAGCGGCGCGGACGCCGGGTCAGCCGCCCTGCGGCCGGCGAACCTCCTTGGGCAGGGTGAAGGCGATCGACTCGGTGCCGATCGACCGCGTCGTCACCGTGGTGGCGCCGAGCCCGGCGAGCGCGTCGGCCAGCTCGTGCACCAGGCTCGGCGGCGCCGAGGCACCGGCCGAGATCCCGATCGTGTCCGCGCCGGCGAGCCAGTCCAGCCGCACCTCGTCGACGCTCTCGACCAGGTGTGACGCGACGCCGTCGCGGCGGGCGACCTCGGCGAGCCGGCGCGAGTTCGCGCTGTTCTCCGACCCGACCACCAGCACGAGGTCCGCCTCGCTCGCCACCCGGCGCACCGCGTTCTGCCGGTTGGACGTCGCGTAGCAGATGTCCGCCGAGCCGGGCCCGACGATCGCCGGGAACCGGGCCTTCAGCGCGTCCACGACCTCCTCGGCCTCGTCCACCGCGAGGGTCGTCTGCATCAGGTACGTGACCCGCTCGGGGTCCTCGACCTGTAGCGACGGCACGTCCTCGGCCGACTCGACCAGGGTGATCCGCCCCGGCGCCTCACCCAACGTGCCGTCGACCTCCTCGTGACCGGCGTGGCCGATGAGCAGCACCGTGTCACCGCGGGCGGTGAACCGGCGCGCCTCGGCGTGCACCTTCTCCACCAGCGGGCAGGTCGCGTCGATCACGTCGAGGTTGCGGCCCGCGGCCTCGACGTGCACCGCGGGGGCGACCCCGTGCGCGGAGAAGACGACGGTCGCGCCCGGCGGAACCTCGTCGAGCTCGTCGACGAAGACCGCGCCACGGCTGGCCAGATCGTTGACCACGTGGGTGTTGTGCACGATCTGCTTGCGGACGTAGACCGGTGCGCCGTGCAGCTCCAGCGCCCGCTCGACCACCTCGATCGCCCGCTCGACGCCGGCGCAGAACGCGCGC is a genomic window of Pseudofrankia inefficax containing:
- a CDS encoding MFS transporter gives rise to the protein MTTSAERAASQGPAPDDDPRQPEPTTTSVAHPPGPEHRPMSQREISQAVWALVLGLFVTMIAGTVVANALPRIMADLHGSSTDYTWVAAMTLLMMTATVPLWGKLSDLLSPKVLLLLALTLFTVGSCLAGLSHSPAWLIAARGVQGVGAGGTSSLTQVAIAAMVPARERARYNGYIGAAFAVSNISGPLVGGVIVDTPGLGWRWCFYICVPVAVVAFVLLVRTLRLPTERRPVRIDYLGAILIPGGVGLLLLWLTLGGDLVGWLSGTGLALLLGGAATLLLAVVVETRVAEPIVPPRLFRDRTIVLAVTGVIATGAVTVTVPLLFSQYFQLGRGETPTVSGLLTAPMVVSSAVSANLAGRAITRTGRWKGILVAGALCMCGGQVLFATIRAGTPLAAVCAYLALVGVGIGMTQQNLMVAVQNSAARGDLGAASGVVAFFRSLGSTAGVAALGALLGNLAASRTGHGLAAAGLPADAVADTHGVPDLARLPAPVAAVVQHAYGDAVGHVWLYAVPLALVGLVAMLLIRETRLATTTEDVSLGTGPQQVASRP
- the ispH gene encoding 4-hydroxy-3-methylbut-2-enyl diphosphate reductase — encoded protein: MSSSISASENTGDRRHTGGPPTAGEASASSPPESAAAEAPARAVPRIPKQAVGTGPSWKPGRPPRRSRLAVAAALRLEALAAGRSGLPADAVVVRTGMGPERASRANQAVRAAKPDAVAVVGLGGGLAPGVRPGDVIVASEVRTGDGTVTGRCPSAPLLAGELRRAGLTVHIGPVVSVPRLAVGTARAELAATGAIAVDMESAYLSPSAAGKPFAVVRVIVDTAAEPLGRIDLARRGVSGLRTLRRLGGPLGAWAAAVGQRRVLLAEPRAFCAGVERAIEVVERALELHGAPVYVRKQIVHNTHVVNDLASRGAVFVDELDEVPPGATVVFSAHGVAPAVHVEAAGRNLDVIDATCPLVEKVHAEARRFTARGDTVLLIGHAGHEEVDGTLGEAPGRITLVESAEDVPSLQVEDPERVTYLMQTTLAVDEAEEVVDALKARFPAIVGPGSADICYATSNRQNAVRRVASEADLVLVVGSENSANSRRLAEVARRDGVASHLVESVDEVRLDWLAGADTIGISAGASAPPSLVHELADALAGLGATTVTTRSIGTESIAFTLPKEVRRPQGG
- a CDS encoding class F sortase, which translates into the protein MTGRLPAGLTMVIALVLASASLAACGARAGAGRVPATTAPARNGAEPTSAGGAAGSGSDGAVGSGAVGSGSGSGAAGKAADPVRLTVPDIGVAAPVVPLDLDAAGRLLAPTGFSEVGWNHAGPEPGDDGVAVIAGHVDSKTGPAVFYRLNRLRPGGLVLVQRADGTTAKFVVDRAAEYSKANFPDQEVYHSGTGAQLRLITCGGVFDHTTGHYVDNVVVFAHLV
- a CDS encoding TetR/AcrR family transcriptional regulator, producing MRTADNARASDRTPDNRSLETRTALVAAARRRFAEQGYVATGTEEIVADARVTRGALYHHFRDKADLFREVMKEVASEVATALVKSELEATIGGDAWTQLRRGFQSLLDFSTRTDTDFQRIVLVDGPAVLGNDAWNTLVEKHGYGLLSEWLERAIAEEVIDPIPVAPLTRLVTALLAEASLYVARSADPSQARRETGVVLDRLLSGLVHNARPAPQPL
- a CDS encoding urease accessory protein UreD, with protein sequence MTALAAAGPAPTDGGTSDGPATRSPLAGSGAVGGGRTVVRAHAAVRVEAGPDGSARVTELRSAVPLVMRHTSTSPAATGAPGLPAEAWRLEDLVPPALPTVTVHLVGAAAGPLTGDQLRLDISVGTGVRLVLRSVAATLAMPGHGAGPSVLEIHADVATGGALDLLPEPTVAVRGCWHRMVGRATVATGGWLRWREEILLGRFGEPSGQIETDLRVDVRSASAGGATGPGRRPLLRQQLTLGPDAPGLGSAALVGSARAVGSLLIAAPPDDCGAPAADPGTSRPPADQSGHAPDRRQGLAGLGVAVSVSPAEPATAGRIPGGAAVLPLAGPGVLVTALADDAVTLRRHLGD
- the hpnH gene encoding adenosyl-hopene transferase HpnH, which produces MAVQWRYQVRVGSYLVKQKIQRKKYFPLVLELEPLFACNLSCTGCGKIQHPANVLKQRMSVEDALAAVEECGAPVVAIAGGEPLMHPQIHEIVNELTKRKKFVILCSNGLLLRKKLKNFTPSPYFTFMLHVDGLRDRHDAIVEKEGTFDECIEAFKAAKAAGFRVGTNSTFFNNDSPQDVIDILTFLNDDLKVDAIQLSPGYAYEKAPDQEHFLGVQETREMFSKVFSEGRRKKWRLNHSPVFLDFLEGKRELACTAWGIPSYSLFGWQKPCYLMSDGYVGSYKELTETTDWDKYGRGKDPRCANCMAHCGYETSAVLATMGSLKEGLRAVRM
- the ureG gene encoding urease accessory protein UreG: MHLDHDHHEHGSSLLGGAQGSGGSAGPGLTAAWRTAAPAAPRAVPAGRALRIGIGGPVGSGKTALVAALCRALADKVDLAVVTNDIYTTEDADFLRRAGVLDPARIRAVETGCCPHTAIRDDITSNLDAVEDLDAAFGPLDLILVESGGDNLTATFSYGLIDRQIFVVDVAGGDKVPRKGGPGVTSSDLLVINKTDLAPLVGADLGVMERDATAMRDGRPVLFTSLVEDPAATDVARWVFSQLVEARAAGAGIYESNLTPLASVGLDVPGTQ
- a CDS encoding winged helix-turn-helix transcriptional regulator, with the protein product MEAPATPPSRAGTPPLLTAPRPCSIARALEIVGERWSLLVIREVTLGVRRFDAIQAATGAPRAVLTDRLANLVRAGVLDRVSYREDGTRARPEYRLTQAGRELSPVLTALRQWGDRHLSDEAGPPATFTHVGCGAPVRVQHVCAAGHLIDDAREVVRTTREAQAAETQNAETQNAETRDAETSATETPSDLRPASPAT